The sequence CGAAGAAATGCACGAAGAAGCAAAAGAAATAATGAAAAACACTATAAAAGCTATTGAAAATGAAGTTGGCGAATACAAAGGCTTTTTATATGGTCAATTTATGTTAACAGTAAATGGTCCAAAAATCATTGAGTACAATGCAAGATTTGGCGACCCTGAAGCTATGAATTTATTGCCTATTTTGAAAACCGATTTTGTAGAAGTTTGTGAAGCTATCGCAAATGGAACATTGGACAAAATAACCATCGATTTTGATAATAAAGCAACCGTTTGTAAATATATTGTACCAAATGGCTATCCAATAGAACCTGTTAAAAATAAAGAGTTAAAAATTGACGTTGACGCAATAAATAACGCTGGTGCCACTTTATTTTATGCTTCAGTAAATGAAGAAGACGGTAAATTATATATCACCGGTTCAAGAAGTGCGGCAGTAGTGGGTGTTGCCGATAAAATAGAAGATGCGGAAAAAATTGCTCAAAATGCTATCGAAAACTTCGAAGGGGAAGTATTTTACAGAAGAGACATCGGTACAAAAAAATTAATTCAAAAGAGGATTAATAGAATAAATGAATTATTTAATAAATAAGATTATTCTATTTTTTATTTCATTTTATACTTTACATTTATTATTTTACATTTATTTATTTTTATAATATATTTTAAATATTAAATTACGAATTTTAAATGATTTTTACCAGTTTTTAGACTCTTTTAATACGTTATCAACGATTTCAGGTGCAAGACCAATGTATGTTGTATAATCAAACATTTTATCAAGGTCTTCATTATTAACGTAATTCATAACTTCTTTATTTTCCATAAGTACGTCTTTTAAGTGTCTATTTTCTTCGTGAGCTTTCATTGCACAGGTTCTAACAACTTCGTGTCCTGTTTGTCTACCCATTCCTTTTGAAGCTAAATCCATCATTACACGTTCTGCCATAATTAAACCTTTTGTCATTTCGAGGTTTCTTTGAACGTTTGCTTCGTTTACCGTAATTTTTCTGAATCCTTTAATTGATAAATTCAATATATGGTCTAATAAAACACAGCTCTCGGGGAATAAACATCTTTCAGATGATGAATTTGTTAAATCTCTTTCTTCCCAAAGTACCATATTATCAAATTCTGCAAGTGCATTAACTTTAATAACTCTTGATAAACCGCATATTTGTTCAAATGTGATTGGATTTCTTTTGTGGGGCATAGTTGATGAACCAGTTTGTTTTGAAGCGTCAAACTCTTCCTCAAGTTCTTTAATTTCGCTTCTTTGCATACTTCTGACTGCCACACCTATTTTATTGAGTGTCTGTGCAATCATTGCAACAACTGCCATAAATTCAGCGTGTCTGTCTCTCTGTACAACTTGGCTGGATATTAAAACAGGCTCAAGACCTAATATTTCGCCAACTCTGTTGTGTACTGTCATTCCATTTTTACCGATTGCAGCCATTGTACCAACAGCACCCGTAATCATAGACACAGCTAATCTATTTTTAGCAGCTTCCAATCTTTCAACGTGTCTCTGTAATTCTGTAGCCCATAAAGCAAATTTCATACCGTAAGTTGTAGGGACAGCGTGTTGACCGTGTGTTCTTCCAATACATACCACGTTTTTATGTTCTTCAGCTTTTTG is a genomic window of Methanococcus voltae containing:
- the purB gene encoding adenylosuccinate lyase, with the protein product MPIHPIDFRYGTPEMKNIWEEETKLQKMLEVEAALAQAEAEIGMIPKEAAEEINRKKSIEFVKLERVKEIERATRHDVVSVVKAFAEVCEGNAGEYIHFGSTSNDIIDTAQSLQFKDAGDVLLQKLMTLRDELLQKAEEHKNVVCIGRTHGQHAVPTTYGMKFALWATELQRHVERLEAAKNRLAVSMITGAVGTMAAIGKNGMTVHNRVGEILGLEPVLISSQVVQRDRHAEFMAVVAMIAQTLNKIGVAVRSMQRSEIKELEEEFDASKQTGSSTMPHKRNPITFEQICGLSRVIKVNALAEFDNMVLWEERDLTNSSSERCLFPESCVLLDHILNLSIKGFRKITVNEANVQRNLEMTKGLIMAERVMMDLASKGMGRQTGHEVVRTCAMKAHEENRHLKDVLMENKEVMNYVNNEDLDKMFDYTTYIGLAPEIVDNVLKESKNW